The following are from one region of the Anguilla rostrata isolate EN2019 chromosome 7, ASM1855537v3, whole genome shotgun sequence genome:
- the atoh8 gene encoding transcription factor atoh8, whose protein sequence is MKNTQLVSGGNWKTIYGKEMTGIKKFKRKSRDPVKHVNSFESLTREPDINEDSTRNLLEETSRSRSLERLNDRESDVDRKANPRRNSNTAIDMRVSSLSSVTGNLASSQSQPSSPAPEKDTSRNASPLVTSFDHQQPFAPDRPYQSRIVLCQRLSERSFSSVPQASYINNNDEASPRKRLGETSGVVTEIKAIQQTRRLLANARERTRVHTISAAFEALRKQVPCYSYGQKLSKLAILRIACNYILSLAQLAELDYTPDHSNMSFAECVEQCTRTLQAEGRSKKRKE, encoded by the exons ATGAAGAACACTCAACTTGTTAGTGGGGGGAACTGGAAAACGATTTATGGGAAGGAGATGACAGGGATCAAAAAGTTTAAACGAAAAAGTAGAGATCCCGTTAAACATGTTAACTCATTTGAAAGCTTAACACGTGAGCCTGACATTAATGAGGATTCGACCAGGAATCTCTTGGAAGAGACGAGCAGAAGCAGGAGTTTAGAGAGACTTAATGACCGGGAGTCTGATGTGGACCGCAAAGCGAACCCCAGAAGAAACTCTAACACGGCTATCGACATGAGAGTTAGTTCTTTATCTTCCGTGACCGGGAACCTAGCTTCTTCTCAGTCGCAGCCGTCGTCTCCTGCTCCTGAAAAAGACACCTCCAGAAACGCATCGCCGCTGGTCACCAGCTTTGACCATCAGCAGCCGTTTGCGCCAGATCGTCCTTACCAGTCGCGGATTGTACTGTGCCAGCGTTTATCAGAGAGATCTTTCTCGTCAGTCCCGCAGGCATCTTACATCAATAATAACGACGAGGCATCGCCTAGGAAACGGCTGGGAGAAACGTCTGGCGTCGTCACTGAGATCAAAGCCATTCAGCAGACACGGAGGCTGCTGGCAAACGCCCGAGAGAGGACCCGCGTGCATACCATCAGTGCCGCCTTTGAGGCGCTAAGAAAGCAG GTGCCATGCTACTCCTATGGTCAGAAACTCTCCAAGCTGGCCATCCTGAGAATTGCCTGCAATTACATCCTGTCGCTGGCCCAGCTGGCAGAGCTTGACTACACCCCTGACCATAGCAACATGAGTTTTGcagagtgtgtggagcagtgcacGCGAACACTGCAGGCTGAGGGTCGGTCCAAGAAGAGGAAG